A stretch of Brassica rapa cultivar Chiifu-401-42 chromosome A08, CAAS_Brap_v3.01, whole genome shotgun sequence DNA encodes these proteins:
- the LOC103847688 gene encoding uncharacterized protein LOC103847688 isoform X1: MANARVFLPDLKSGRCSEVRLLRFWEARNIKRGDELMSVDMLLLDSNVTSSQQTLTFSRPYITGELTAVKSHVNDRPKDKIRVMATIKIDSDVSLTLSVFPLSSCVISQKLESFRVDTRVFVAGTRYDKETDARESYFYNFFTNDTGNISAASLLRGFAKVEPMKIAELNQFIITPQPQSIKFICTGKVTVSSQKKDGATSWTLEITCLGSVSLSAKMFGGGNEKENNSGSKTSTGLILKKAQTTSAKVKSMLELVTLIRV, translated from the exons ATGGCTAATGCTCGAGTTTTCCTTCCTGATTTGAAATCGGGTAGATGTTCTGAGGTTAGGTTATTGCGTTTCTGGGAGGCAAGGAACATCAAGCGAGGTGATGAACTGATGTCCGTGGATATGCTCCTGCTTGATTCGAATGTGACTTCAAG CCAACAAACACTCACGTTTTCTAG GCCATATATAACTGGTGAGCTAACAGCTGTAAAGAGTCATGTAAACGATCGTCCAAAAGACAAAATCCGTGTTATGGCAACCATAAAAATAGATAG tgACGTGTCTCTCACCTTGAGTGTGTTCCCACTATCAAGTTGTGTCATTTCACAAAAACTTGAAAGCTTTAGGGTGGATACACGAGTTTTTGTTG CAGGAACTCGCTATGACAAGGAGACTGATGCAAGAGAGAGTTATTTTTACAA TTTCTTCACAAATGATACTGGGAACATATCAGCAGCTTCTTTGTTGAGGGGCTTTGCAAAGGTTGAGCCTATGAAAATAGCGGAGCTTAACCAGTTTATCATCACTCCTCAGCCTCAA TCCATTAAATTTATTTGCACTGGAAAGGTGACCGTATCAAGCCAGAAAAAGGATGGTGCTACATCTTGGACCCTGGAGATCACATGCTTGGGATCAGTTTCTCTCTCAGCGAAGATGTTTGGAGGTGGGAATGAGAAGGAGAACAACTCTGGCAGCAAAACTTCAACTGGTCTCATACTGAAAAAAGCTCAGACCACATCTGCCAAGGTGAAGAGTATGCTGGAGCTGGTCACATTAATACGTGTTTGA
- the LOC103847688 gene encoding uncharacterized protein LOC103847688 isoform X2 → MSVDMLLLDSNVTSSQQTLTFSRPYITGELTAVKSHVNDRPKDKIRVMATIKIDSDVSLTLSVFPLSSCVISQKLESFRVDTRVFVAGTRYDKETDARESYFYNFFTNDTGNISAASLLRGFAKVEPMKIAELNQFIITPQPQSIKFICTGKVTVSSQKKDGATSWTLEITCLGSVSLSAKMFGGGNEKENNSGSKTSTGLILKKAQTTSAKVKSMLELVTLIRV, encoded by the exons ATGTCCGTGGATATGCTCCTGCTTGATTCGAATGTGACTTCAAG CCAACAAACACTCACGTTTTCTAG GCCATATATAACTGGTGAGCTAACAGCTGTAAAGAGTCATGTAAACGATCGTCCAAAAGACAAAATCCGTGTTATGGCAACCATAAAAATAGATAG tgACGTGTCTCTCACCTTGAGTGTGTTCCCACTATCAAGTTGTGTCATTTCACAAAAACTTGAAAGCTTTAGGGTGGATACACGAGTTTTTGTTG CAGGAACTCGCTATGACAAGGAGACTGATGCAAGAGAGAGTTATTTTTACAA TTTCTTCACAAATGATACTGGGAACATATCAGCAGCTTCTTTGTTGAGGGGCTTTGCAAAGGTTGAGCCTATGAAAATAGCGGAGCTTAACCAGTTTATCATCACTCCTCAGCCTCAA TCCATTAAATTTATTTGCACTGGAAAGGTGACCGTATCAAGCCAGAAAAAGGATGGTGCTACATCTTGGACCCTGGAGATCACATGCTTGGGATCAGTTTCTCTCTCAGCGAAGATGTTTGGAGGTGGGAATGAGAAGGAGAACAACTCTGGCAGCAAAACTTCAACTGGTCTCATACTGAAAAAAGCTCAGACCACATCTGCCAAGGTGAAGAGTATGCTGGAGCTGGTCACATTAATACGTGTTTGA